CGCCCGGGCAGGTCGGCTTTTAACAGGCGGTAGAAAAACTGATCCAGGGCCGGCACATCCCAGTCGCCGCGCATGTAGGTCTCGCCGAGGCCGAGGCTGTGGCGCGCGATGATCTCGTCCAGAGCCGCTTCCCGGTGCAACCGCAGATCCCAGGGGCGGTCGCCGTTAATCCGGATATCCGCCTCAGCCAGCAGTTCGCCGAGAAGATGCCGATGCCGGCTGCGCCCCCCCGATACCGCGTTCACCGCATCCTGCTGCTCGCCTGCCATAGTCCGCCTCCTTGGTTCAGGCCCGACCGGGTGGAAACCCGCGCCCTTGAAGAATTTGCCAGTACTCCTCATTTACTACAGCATATCGAAAATACTGAGTTTCGCCCGGAGCCACAAGTTGGCGGGCCCCCTAGGAAGAAGTGACTATGCGTCCACTGTTATTGCTGTTTATTGTCATGCCCATTCTTGAAATGTGGCTGCTGATCACCGTGGGCCGGCATATCGGAGCCCTCCCCACCATTGGCCTGGTGCTGTTGACCGCGGTGGTGGGGCTGTCGCTACTGCGCCGCCAGGGCTTGTCGACGGTGTTGCGGGCGCAGCAGAAAATGCAGGCCGGAGAGATGCCGGCGCGGGAGATGGCTGAGGGGATCTTTCTGGCGGTGGGCGGCGCCCTGTTGCTGACCCCGGGCTTCATCACCGATGCGCTGGGTTTCGCTTGCCTGATTCCGGGCCTGCGCCAGCTGCTACTTGGCTACCTGCTGCGCCATGTGACGGTGGTATCGGGCCCCGGTTACACGTCGGGCACCCGCCACCAGCAGCAGGATCATGACGTCATCGAGGGGGACTACTCCCGCGAGGACAAATCCGGCGCAGACGGGTCGGCGGATGACGAGGCGCCGCGGCGGCGCGACAGAGAGTGAGCTGGGTAAAAAGTGAGCAATAACCCGGATTCCTCCGCTAATAGACCCAATCTCCCCAGTTTTTTTCGCAGCCACTGTTGAAATTCCCCTTGGCGCCCATAGATAGGCTGCACCCCAAGATTTTGCCCCGGCTCTGCCGGCCAGAGCGGGGCACCGGGACCCGCGGCCCCAGGCCAAGGGTCTTCCAACATTGGAAACCTGAAAACACGACTCAATGGAGAGCCTATCCATGAAAATTCGTCCTTTACACGACCGCGTCGTAGTGCGCCGTAAGGAAGAAGAAGAGAAGACTGCTGGCGGCATCGTGCTGCCGGGCGCTGCCAAAGAAAAGCCGAACCAGGGTGAAGTCGTAGCCGTGGGCGAAGGCAAACTGCTGGATAACGGCGACGTGCGCGCCCTGTCCGTGAAAGTTGGCGACACCGTTGTGTTCGGCCGCTATGCGGACAGCAACACCCTCAAGGTGGACGGCGAAGAGCTGATCATCATGAGCGAAGGCGACATCTACGGCGTGCTGGAAGGCTAAGAGCCCGGCGCGAAGAGCAAACGCAGAGAAAGAATTCGAGGAAAACAATCATGG
This region of Microbulbifer sp. SAOS-129_SWC genomic DNA includes:
- a CDS encoding FxsA family protein, which produces MRPLLLLFIVMPILEMWLLITVGRHIGALPTIGLVLLTAVVGLSLLRRQGLSTVLRAQQKMQAGEMPAREMAEGIFLAVGGALLLTPGFITDALGFACLIPGLRQLLLGYLLRHVTVVSGPGYTSGTRHQQQDHDVIEGDYSREDKSGADGSADDEAPRRRDRE
- a CDS encoding co-chaperone GroES — its product is MKIRPLHDRVVVRRKEEEEKTAGGIVLPGAAKEKPNQGEVVAVGEGKLLDNGDVRALSVKVGDTVVFGRYADSNTLKVDGEELIIMSEGDIYGVLEG